The Raphanus sativus cultivar WK10039 chromosome 6, ASM80110v3, whole genome shotgun sequence sequence ACAGCAGCCAGTAGGAGATCTCATCCGTTGCTGTTGTTGGATGAAACGATCAAAGACATCGATCAGTTCGATTCCCCGAGAGTAAGACCGTCACTTCAACTCCTGAATAGAAGAATCCTTGACTTCCACTCTGGCTCCTTAAATCTGTTGGTTCGCAATAAGTTCCCAAAAAGACCAACTTCATGTGCATCTTGTCTAGCATCTAAACTGATTCACGTATAGAAAACTGTTTAATATGTTCATATTCAATGTGTTAAAAAGTTCAgatcataaaaaaattaatcgacagaaaaggaaaacaaaaagaaaaacatagacAAAAGGTTCAAGACAAAACCCGACATTCCTTTGTTGTTCCTtgtgaaagaaggcaagaaAGAGAGATGGCCTGCGGTTGCCTGCATTGCAAGTCTTTAGGTTGGTTAAGAACTCTGATTAACTCCAATAAAATTCACATTCTCGAAAATGAAGGTTAGACATGTACCTTCCAAAACTCATtcccaatttctttttttcttcttttttttttgaattagaAATATGGTTTTCTTTtactatatatgattttataataattaaatcaaattgtTTAACTTCAATTTTTAGTAACAATgtattataactttttaaaaaaaaaaaagtatatatagcTTGAAAGAATATTCTAATAAGAtcaatttgaattttatatctGGATTCTTTTTTCTTCAGATTACTATGATTAAATAAGACACAATCCATTTTAAAAATCTCCTATCCATTTTTTTATGGAGGACAAACTATTAAATTGATAATACAAAACatctaataaaattttcaaaatgtaaaatctgtctctgtctctctctccagTATCGAAACAAATTGATTTCATTGATATATAACTCTATTTTAAGTAGAAGATTAGAAAACAACTATTCTTCAAGTAACTCTAttcttagaaaaaaaacaaactcaaaAATGGATAATAAATGAAAACTGTTTCTAAAAATCAggatatttttacattttcttataaaaaattaaaagcacTATCTTTCGTTTGCTCGGTCTTCTCCCCACTCAGCAAAATCGGGCTTATATACTTCcactccttctccttcttcctttATCATTTACCAAAAACCATTAACACACACACGTTCATCTCATTCAAAATCTTcaatcattgttttttttttccagtctCCTTTTTTTGATTTCTTGCCCCCATCGAATGAGCCAAATAAAAACCATCCACAATCCCATTGGGTCAATAGAGAGATTTTTGGATCTTCTCTTGATCTCTCTCATCGTTTACATGACACTTAAAGGCGGCACGAGTGGTGCATGTGCTGCGTGCAAGTACCAACGCAGACGCTGCGCCGCGGACTGCCCACTCGCACCCTACTTTCCAGCCGAACAGCCAAAGCTCTTCCAAAACGTTCATAGGCTTTTCGGCGTTAGAAGCATCGTTAAAATACTCGAGAACCTCGACGAAGTTCAGAGACCAGAAGCGATGAAATCAATTATATTTCAGTCTTACGTCCGAGATCGTAACCCTGTCCACGGTTGCCTTGGGATCACGCAACAGCTTCAATACATGATATGGGTCGCCGAGGAAGAGCTCAAAGCCGTAAATTCTCAATTACAGCTCTATCGTAACGGTCAGAATCACCCTAACCCTCATAATATGATGATTCACGAGATTGGTGAGAAGCAAGAAGATCTCACGTCGCAGCTTGATTTGGGAATGGGACTTCCGGTTAACACTAACCAAGGCAATAATACCATACCGTTTTTCAGTCCGGTTTCTGAAACACAGCAGCTACAACAACCTCAGCATATGTCTTATTGTAGTGAAGTTAATAATAACCATGACTACAATCCCACTCCAGAGTCATGTAAGGAAGTTCTCAATAATCATAATAACACTTCTTTGGCTTGGGGTCAGAGTCAGTTTCCTTATAATCATCATCATAACTATGGATTCATGAATCAAAACGAGCATTGTAGCGAGACGAAGAACAATAACAGTGTGATGGCTATACAATCTCAACTTGTTAATCTTCAGATGGCATCGAATCAACAAGAGGAAGAAGTTGATGTTCACAACTATGATGAAATCCATCAGTTCCTCGAAATCATCGATGAGAGTCAATCTTTCACGGAAACGAAAGAAGTGTACGCTTCAAGGTATGTTTGTATACGGCTAAAAAGACTTGAGAATATGAGAACATGTCTAACTTTTTTTGGTTGTTGCAGCTCTGGTGAATCTTCGAAGGAACCTATAGATGAAATAGGGGAGAAGGAGTTGAGGAGGGCGGCAACTTGCTTTAGTCTCACGAGTGTGAATTGATACTCAATGTTGATCATGGGGActaatctttttcttcttcaaatttTGATTTGTCTTAATTGTGTTTTCAGTTATTATTGATCCCAACGCCTTGTTTAAGCGTTGAATCtttatttctaataatttttgaatGTTTATTTATCATTgcttcttatgtttttttttcaatatttatatttgtcatttaaaatttgggctctcttttttttaacagtTAAACTGTCTTTTACTACCGCAGTTACATTCATTCAATTAGATTCATGTGTTTATTAACTTtcgtaaaaaaataataaaatatagttttcagTTATAAGcgataatttgttttttttaacaaagaatGATAAAGCGATAATGATAAGTAGAAGAGTCCGTATGTATTTGCATGAGTGGACTAGAATATGTGGTTTTGATGTCAACTATATTCAATAATATCAATATCATTATTTGTGAAGGGATTTTTTCTAACGGTTTTAAAAGTTAAAgcggttaatatcgatattattcttaatgaataaacatataaattatctataaaataaaaacgaattttaattttctgattagataattgattaatattaataatgataagaattatccaaaatttaaaatatatttaaaaaaatatttgcgaagtgatttttcacAACAAAACTTCTACGTTAAAATTTAGAAaggttaatatcgatactacccttaatgaataaacgtataaattatttataaaataaaaatgaattttaattttatgattagataattgattaaaattaataatgataagaattatccaaaatttaaaaatattttttaaaaaatttacaatgattaatatcgtttatacgcttaatggataaatatataaattacccacaaaataaaaaag is a genomic window containing:
- the LOC108810151 gene encoding LOB domain-containing protein 27, producing the protein MSQIKTIHNPIGSIERFLDLLLISLIVYMTLKGGTSGACAACKYQRRRCAADCPLAPYFPAEQPKLFQNVHRLFGVRSIVKILENLDEVQRPEAMKSIIFQSYVRDRNPVHGCLGITQQLQYMIWVAEEELKAVNSQLQLYRNGQNHPNPHNMMIHEIGEKQEDLTSQLDLGMGLPVNTNQGNNTIPFFSPVSETQQLQQPQHMSYCSEVNNNHDYNPTPESCKEVLNNHNNTSLAWGQSQFPYNHHHNYGFMNQNEHCSETKNNNSVMAIQSQLVNLQMASNQQEEEVDVHNYDEIHQFLEIIDESQSFTETKEVYASSSGESSKEPIDEIGEKELRRAATCFSLTSVN